Genomic DNA from Peribacillus simplex:
TAGTTTTGAAGGAACAACGTTCCTTACATGTTTGGTGGCGATAGCGAAGAGGTCACACCCGTTCCCATTCCGAACACGGCAGTTAAGCTCTTCAGCGCCGATGGTAGTTGGGGGTTTCCCCCTGTGAGAGTAGGACGCCGCCAAGCCATTTAAAAAGATCAGCCATCCGGCTGGTCTTTTTTGTTGTTTGTAATTTAAAAAAGGTTTTTTACTTTAAGGGACAGCATAGGGCTGGCCTTATTTGAATTGTTTACAATATCATGAGGGGGAATTGGGCAGGATTTAAGTGGTGAAACCTTAAGAGAGAAGAAAAATATCAGGTTTTGCATTTATCTTTTTAGGGTATTAATGTAAGATATTTAAACTTTAATGTTCAATGGGGTATGTAACTACATATAATTTGGAGAAAATGGATAATACAGAAAGAAAGTGCGTTTAAGTTGCAAAATGCATTATTCCTTGTATAATAATAGTCAAATATAGTCAAAGTCAGAATGGAGGAGGCTGAGTGAGAAACATATCTGATGTTATCGAAACTTATTTGAAGCAAGTACTTGAAATAAGTCAAAAAGATATCTTGGAGATTAAAAGAAGTGAAATAGCAGATAAATTTCAGTGTGTTCCTTCTCAAATCAATTACGTAATCAATACCAGGTTTACCATCGAGAGAGGTTATGTTGTAGAGAGTAAGCGTGGAGGCGGCGGTTATATACGCATCATGAAAGTCGAATCGCAGGATTCCGTGCAACTTATCAACCAATTATTATCGCTTATTGGTTCAAGGGTAACCCAATCGATGGCTGAAGGAGTAATTTCAAGGCTGATGAATGAAGACGTCATTAATGAAAGAGAAGCAAAGATTATGATGAGCGTCATAGATAGATCGGTGATTTATATCGACCTACCTGACCGCGATGAGCTTAGGGCAAGAATTTTAACTGCGATGCTTACGACTTTAAAATATAAATGAAACTGGCAGAGGTGATGAACGTTGATTTGCCAAGAATGTCATCAAAGGCCTGCTACCCTGCACTTCACCAAAATCATCAATGGAAAAAAGACTGAAGTCATGATTTGTGAGAAATGTGCTCAGGAAAAAGGTGAAATGTTCATGGATGCAGGAGGACCTGGTTTTTCAATAAATAATTTATTAGCAGGATTGTTGAATATGGAGTCGAATATTCAACAGACAAAGGCAAATGCATTTCCCAAAACGGAAGAGAGGCGTTGCCCGCATTGTCATCGATCTTATAAAGAATTTGTCCATATTGGTAAGTTTGGCTGTGCCGATTGTTATAAAACGTTCAATGAACAGTTAAATCCCATTTTAAAGAGGGTTCATAGCGGCAATACAGCACATATAGGGAAAATTCCAAAAAGGATCGGTGGCACCATATATCTTCGAAAGCAAATTTTGGATTTAAAAGAAGTTTTAAAGGCCCACATTGATCAAGAGGAGTTTGAGAAAGCGGCAGAGGTAAGAGATAAGGTTCGTTCCCTTGAAAAAAGGTATGAAGCGCAAGAGGGAGGCGAGGAATTATGAGCTTGGAAAAGTTTGTAGAAAACGCCTTGAGTTCCTGGATGAGTGCCGAAGGGCCGGAAATCGATATCGTATTGAGTTCGCGGATTCGGCTGGCCAGGAATTTTAAAGACTTTACCTTCCCAACCTCCTTTTCTAACGAAGAAGCTATAGAAATCATTGAATTGGTCAAAAAAAGAATCGAAGAAGAAGTAACCCCAGAGATTGGAAAGCTGGAACTTTTAGAGATTGACCAATTGCAGCCACTGGAAAAGCGCGTTCTCGTTGAAAAACATTTAATCAGTCCCCATTTAGTTGAAGATTCAGCGAAAAGCGCATGTCTCCTTTCGGAAAATGAAGAAATAAGCATCATGATAAACGAAGAGGATCATCTCCGTATTCAATGCTTAATGTCGGGGTTGCAGCTAAAGGAAACCTTAAAGATTGCAAATGTTCTTGACGATTGGATTGAAGAATCCATAGACTATGCATATGATGAGGAAAGAGGATACCTGACTAGTTGTCCGACTAATGTGGGAACAGGGTTGAGAGCTTCAGTCATGATGCATCTGCCGGGCCTTGTCCTTACACAGCAGATGAATAATATCATACCAGCTATCAACCAATTGGGGTTGGTGGTTCGCGGGATTTATGGAGAGGGCAGTCAAGCCTTGGGGAATATTTTTCAAATCTCCAATCAGATTACTCTTGGAAAGTCGGAAAGGGATATCGTTGAAGATCTAACAAGTGTAGTGCAACAAATCATAGCCCAGGAACGGTCAGCGAGGGATGCATTAGCGAGGACTTCACACATACAATTAGAAGATAGAATTTTCCGTTCATATGGGATTTTGTCCAATGCCCGCATCATCGAGACCAAGGAAGCAGCTACCTGTATCTCAGATGTTAGATTAGGGATAGATCTTGGGTATATAAAGAATATTTCTAAAAGCATTCTAAATGAGTTGATGATTTTGACGCAGCCGGGATTTTTACAAAAGTACGCAGGTGGTCCTTTAAGACCCCATGAAAGGGATATCCGTAGAGCAGCACTCATCCGGGAACGCTTGAATTTCACGGAATCTTCCTCCTCATAGAGGTCATTGCCTCTTTAGGGAGTAGCAAATTTCATGTAATAGATATGGAGCAAGAAGAAGCTTCTGCCATAACTTTAGAGAATTGCCAGCAACTTTATTCAAAACGAAAATTCTTAAGGAGGAATTCCCTATGATGTTTGGTCGTTTTACTGAAAGAGCCCAGAAAGTATTAGCATTAGCCCAAGAAGAGGCAATCCGTTTAGGTCACAATAATATTGGAACGGAACATATTCTGCTGGGCCTTGTCCGAGAAGGTGATGGTATTGCAGCCAAAGCATTATTTGCTCTTGGATTGGGTCCGGATAAGATTCAGAAAGAAGTGGAAAATCTAATTGGCCGTGGACAGGATACGGCTCAAACGATACATTATACCCCAAGAGCCAAGAAAGTCATTGAGCTTTCCATGGATGAGGCAAGAAAATTAGGTCACTCATATGTTGGGACAGAGCATGTTCTTCTAGGTCTTATCCGAGAAGGTGAAGGTGTAGCTGCCCGCGTATTGAATAATTTGGGTGTAAGTTTAAATAAAGCTCGGCAACAAGTATTACAACTTCTGGGAAGCAATGAATCAGGTGGTCATCAAGGTTCAGCCGCTTCAAATGCAAGCACGCCTACACTGGATGGCCTTGCACGTGATTTAACGGCGATTGCCAGGGAAGGAAGTTTGGATCCCGTTATCGGAAGAAGTAAGGAAATACAGCGTGTCATCGAGGTATTAAGCCGTCGTACAAAAAATAACCCAGTATTGATCGGTGAACCTGGGGTTGGTAAAACAGCCATTGCTGAAGGGCTTGCCCAACAGATCATCAATAATGAGGTACCTGAAATTTTACGTGATAAACGCGTAATGACACTAGATATGGGTACTGTTGTGGCTGGCACTAAATACCGGGGTGAATTTGAGGACCGGTTGAAGAAAGTTATGGATGAAATACGTCAGGCGGGTAATATCATCCTATTCATCGATGAATTGCATACATTGATTGGTGCTGGTGGTGCAGAAGGTGCCATTGATGCCTCCAATATCCTTAAACCATCATTGGCGCGAGGTGAATTACAATGTATCGGTGCCACGACTTTGGATGAGTACCGGAAGTATATTGAAAAGGATGCTGCGCTTGAACGTCGTTTCCAGCCAATCCAAGTCGATGAGCCGACAATCGAGGAATCCATCCAAATTCTCAAGGGGCTGCGTGACCGTTATGAGGCACATCACCGCGTATCGATTACTGACGAAGCGATTGATGCCGCAGTCAAATTATCCGACCGTTATATTTCCGATCGCTTTTTACCGGATAAGGCGATTGACTTGATTGATGAAGCTGGTTCCAAGGTTAGGCTGCGTTCATACACAACGCCACCTAACTTAAAAGAACTTGAAGTGAAGCTGGATGATGTTCGTAAGGAAAAGGATGCTTCCGTTCAGAGTCAGGAATTTGAAAAAGCTGCTTCGCTTCGCGATACAGAACAACGCTTAAGAGAACAATTGGAAGAAACGAAAAAAACTTGGAAAGAAAAACAAGGGCAGGAGAACAGTGAAGTGACTGTGGATGACATTGCACACGTCGTATCCAGTTGGACGGGAGTTCCAGTCACTAAATTGGCGCAAACAGAGTCAGACAAACTGCTTAATATGGAGTCAATCCTCCATGATCGTGTAATTGGGCAGGAAGAGGCTGTCATTGCGGTTTCTAAAGCGGTAAGACGTGCAAGGGCAGGTTTGAAAGATCCTAAACGTCCAATTGGCTCATTCATTTTCTTGGGACCTACAGGGGTCGGTAAAACCGAGCTTGCCCGTGCTTTAGCTGAATCCATTTTTGGTGATGAAGATGCCATGATCCGCATCGATATGTCCGAATATATGGAGAAACATTCGACTTCACGTCTTGTTGGATCCCCTCCAGGATATGTTGGATACGAAGAAGGCGGTCAGTTAACGGAAAAAGTGCGGAGGAAACCATATTCCGTCGTTCTGCTTGATGAAATTGAAAAGGCGCATCCGGATGTCTTCAATATTCTTCTTCAAGTATTGGAAGACGGAAGACTGACAGATTCCAAGGGACGTACTGTCGATTTCAGGAATACCATCCTGATTATGACGTCGAATGTAGGGGCGTCGGCCTTGAAAACTGATAAGTATGTCGGCTTTAACATCCAAGATACTGGCCAGGACTATAAAAATATGAAAGGGAAAGTGATGGAAGAACTCAAACGTGCATTCCGTCCGGAATTCCTGAATCGTATTGATGAAACTATCGTGTTCCACTCTTTAGAGAAGGATCATTTGAAACAAATCGTTACATTAATGTCAAATCAGCTTACTTCCCGTTTGAAAGAACAGGAGATATACTTGGAGCTGACAGATGCGGCTAGAGAAAAAATTGCTACTGAAGGTTTTGATCCCGAATATGGGGCACGGCCAATCCGCAGGGCACTTCAGAAGCATGTAGAAGATTATCTATCCGAAGAGTTGCTTAAGGGCAACGTGAAAAAAGGGCAAACGGTCGTAATGGATGTCGTGAATAATGAGTTTGCAATCCGACAAGGCGAGCCTGTTAATGTAAGTGAATAACCTGATCCTAAACTTCGAGGTACACGCAGATTCTTTTGCAGTGTACCTCTGTTTTTTATCTATAGGTAGATTTGAGTATAATAAATGGGACAAGCAGAGTGCAGAATGAATATTTTTTTAAAAAAACTTAGCCTTAAGAAGGTTTAAATAAAACCGAGGTATAATATCCTTAATATAGATATTTTTTCCAAAGGAAAAGGAGTAATTTATGGCTGTAAAGAAGAAAACAAAATTTATGTGTCAGTCTTGTGGATATGAGTCCCCGAAATGGATGGGGAAATGCCCAGGATGCGGCGAATGGAATAAAATGGTCGAGGAAACCGAGATCGTTAAACCAGCCAGAAAAGGGGCTTTTACCAATTCAGAGGTTAGAGGTTCAGGGGAACGGGAGAAGGCAGCGCCCATAACGACTATTCAATCAGAAAAAGAACCCCGGATTAAGACGGATTTAATGGAATTGAATCGTGCTCTTGGGGGCGGGATCGTACAGGGATCACTTGTATTGATCGGTGGGGACCCTGGTATCGGTAAGTCCACCCTGCTTTTACAGGTATCATCCCAATTGGCGCATAAACAGAAAAAAGTGCTTTATATTTCAGGTGAAGAATCAGTCAAGCAGACCAAATTGAGAGCGGATCGGCTTGGGACCATGTCGGAAAATCTATTCGTTTATGCTGAAACCGATATGGATTATATCCAACAGGCAATTACGGATGTAAAACCGGATTTGGTCATTATTGACTCCATTCAAACGGTATACCATTCGGAGGTTACATCTGCCCCGGGAAGCGTTTCACAAGT
This window encodes:
- a CDS encoding CtsR family transcriptional regulator, translated to MRNISDVIETYLKQVLEISQKDILEIKRSEIADKFQCVPSQINYVINTRFTIERGYVVESKRGGGGYIRIMKVESQDSVQLINQLLSLIGSRVTQSMAEGVISRLMNEDVINEREAKIMMSVIDRSVIYIDLPDRDELRARILTAMLTTLKYK
- a CDS encoding UvrB/UvrC motif-containing protein, producing MICQECHQRPATLHFTKIINGKKTEVMICEKCAQEKGEMFMDAGGPGFSINNLLAGLLNMESNIQQTKANAFPKTEERRCPHCHRSYKEFVHIGKFGCADCYKTFNEQLNPILKRVHSGNTAHIGKIPKRIGGTIYLRKQILDLKEVLKAHIDQEEFEKAAEVRDKVRSLEKRYEAQEGGEEL
- a CDS encoding protein arginine kinase yields the protein MSLEKFVENALSSWMSAEGPEIDIVLSSRIRLARNFKDFTFPTSFSNEEAIEIIELVKKRIEEEVTPEIGKLELLEIDQLQPLEKRVLVEKHLISPHLVEDSAKSACLLSENEEISIMINEEDHLRIQCLMSGLQLKETLKIANVLDDWIEESIDYAYDEERGYLTSCPTNVGTGLRASVMMHLPGLVLTQQMNNIIPAINQLGLVVRGIYGEGSQALGNIFQISNQITLGKSERDIVEDLTSVVQQIIAQERSARDALARTSHIQLEDRIFRSYGILSNARIIETKEAATCISDVRLGIDLGYIKNISKSILNELMILTQPGFLQKYAGGPLRPHERDIRRAALIRERLNFTESSSS
- the clpC gene encoding ATP-dependent protease ATP-binding subunit ClpC, with the translated sequence MMFGRFTERAQKVLALAQEEAIRLGHNNIGTEHILLGLVREGDGIAAKALFALGLGPDKIQKEVENLIGRGQDTAQTIHYTPRAKKVIELSMDEARKLGHSYVGTEHVLLGLIREGEGVAARVLNNLGVSLNKARQQVLQLLGSNESGGHQGSAASNASTPTLDGLARDLTAIAREGSLDPVIGRSKEIQRVIEVLSRRTKNNPVLIGEPGVGKTAIAEGLAQQIINNEVPEILRDKRVMTLDMGTVVAGTKYRGEFEDRLKKVMDEIRQAGNIILFIDELHTLIGAGGAEGAIDASNILKPSLARGELQCIGATTLDEYRKYIEKDAALERRFQPIQVDEPTIEESIQILKGLRDRYEAHHRVSITDEAIDAAVKLSDRYISDRFLPDKAIDLIDEAGSKVRLRSYTTPPNLKELEVKLDDVRKEKDASVQSQEFEKAASLRDTEQRLREQLEETKKTWKEKQGQENSEVTVDDIAHVVSSWTGVPVTKLAQTESDKLLNMESILHDRVIGQEEAVIAVSKAVRRARAGLKDPKRPIGSFIFLGPTGVGKTELARALAESIFGDEDAMIRIDMSEYMEKHSTSRLVGSPPGYVGYEEGGQLTEKVRRKPYSVVLLDEIEKAHPDVFNILLQVLEDGRLTDSKGRTVDFRNTILIMTSNVGASALKTDKYVGFNIQDTGQDYKNMKGKVMEELKRAFRPEFLNRIDETIVFHSLEKDHLKQIVTLMSNQLTSRLKEQEIYLELTDAAREKIATEGFDPEYGARPIRRALQKHVEDYLSEELLKGNVKKGQTVVMDVVNNEFAIRQGEPVNVSE